In Chryseobacterium lactis, a single genomic region encodes these proteins:
- a CDS encoding 3-hydroxyacyl-CoA dehydrogenase NAD-binding domain-containing protein: MKKQPQKLNLKGKKITVIGGGLIGASWASLFLTQGMNVAISDPKPDIQEYFYGKLDSNIADLKKLGYKIDPNYKSHLSFETDTATAVKGADYIQENGPENAAFKQDLWQLIEANAPEHALFLSSSSGITVSQQATKMKNPSRLLIGHPFNPPHLIPLVEILIGKETADSQKLIDAAMDFYHSLGKVPVLLHKETPGFVANRLQAAIFRECVSLVSAGVVNVKELDDIMTASLGIRWAVGGPFVSFHLGGGDGGFPFFLHHLGPGMEGIWKDEISKPVSYDEKTTQLLDQQVKEHYGNKTIAQLSEERDEYQIALMNTFSKMK, from the coding sequence ATGAAAAAACAACCTCAAAAATTGAATTTAAAAGGTAAAAAAATCACCGTAATCGGAGGTGGCTTAATCGGGGCTTCATGGGCTTCGCTATTTCTAACACAAGGAATGAACGTTGCAATTAGCGACCCAAAACCGGATATTCAGGAATATTTTTATGGTAAACTCGATAGCAATATTGCAGATCTGAAAAAGCTTGGATATAAAATTGATCCGAATTATAAAAGTCATTTAAGTTTTGAAACTGATACCGCAACAGCTGTAAAAGGAGCTGATTATATCCAGGAAAACGGGCCGGAAAACGCAGCCTTCAAACAAGACTTATGGCAACTGATTGAAGCCAATGCCCCGGAACATGCACTATTCTTATCTTCCAGTTCAGGAATAACGGTTTCTCAACAGGCCACAAAAATGAAGAACCCTTCCCGTTTATTGATCGGACACCCATTCAACCCTCCTCATTTGATTCCTCTGGTTGAAATATTAATTGGCAAGGAAACAGCAGATTCACAGAAACTTATTGATGCTGCTATGGATTTCTATCATTCTTTGGGCAAAGTTCCTGTTTTACTGCATAAAGAAACTCCCGGTTTTGTAGCCAACAGATTACAGGCCGCGATTTTCAGAGAATGTGTATCCTTAGTTTCAGCTGGTGTTGTGAATGTAAAAGAACTGGATGATATTATGACGGCATCATTAGGAATTCGATGGGCAGTTGGAGGACCATTCGTATCATTCCATTTGGGTGGCGGTGATGGTGGTTTCCCATTCTTCCTGCATCATTTAGGTCCTGGTATGGAAGGTATCTGGAAAGATGAAATTTCCAAACCGGTTTCTTATGATGAAAAAACAACTCAGCTTTTAGATCAACAGGTAAAAGAACATTACGGTAATAAAACCATTGCCCAATTGTCCGAAGAACGTGATGAGTATCAAATTGCCTTGATGAATACATTCTCCAAAATGAAATAA
- a CDS encoding NAD(P)/FAD-dependent oxidoreductase translates to MKKIIIIGGGFAGTNLANKLAKNPDFDIILVDINNYNFFPPLIYQVATAFIEPSNISYPFRKMFQGKENVEFHLGSLVMIHQQANIVETDKGYLKYDYLVLAMGTETNFFGNKNIEEKAFPMKNINDAIALRNHILLSMEKATTTNDAEEEKKLRNIVIAGGGATGVEVAGMLSDMSRNIISKDYPNLVEGVGKIYLIDGSNALLGPMSQKSQQEALKVLKARGVHIILNTLVSDYNDEVVTLGDNQKIPTATLVWASGVIARQAPGLPESSITRGRRIMVDEFNKVLDTDNIFAIGDQCLQISDKNYPNGHPQLAQIAIQQGVLLAGNLVRLEEQKPLKPFSYHNKGSMAAIAKFKSVVDFPKGGFMKGFMAWLTWLFIHLIPISGSRNKFKLASNWIVSFMTNDPTLRLILGTEKKDANPS, encoded by the coding sequence ATGAAAAAAATTATCATCATAGGAGGTGGATTCGCAGGTACTAATCTTGCCAATAAATTAGCAAAAAATCCGGATTTTGATATTATTCTGGTAGATATTAACAATTATAATTTCTTTCCTCCATTGATTTATCAGGTAGCTACGGCATTCATAGAACCATCGAACATCAGCTATCCTTTCCGCAAGATGTTTCAGGGAAAAGAAAACGTTGAGTTCCACTTAGGTTCCCTTGTCATGATTCATCAACAGGCAAATATCGTTGAAACAGATAAAGGATATTTAAAATATGATTACCTGGTATTAGCCATGGGAACAGAAACCAATTTTTTTGGAAACAAAAATATCGAAGAGAAAGCTTTTCCCATGAAAAACATCAATGACGCCATAGCATTACGTAATCATATCTTGCTGAGTATGGAAAAAGCAACCACCACCAACGATGCAGAAGAAGAAAAAAAATTAAGAAATATCGTCATCGCCGGTGGAGGGGCTACAGGAGTGGAAGTAGCAGGAATGCTTTCAGATATGTCCCGTAATATTATTTCAAAAGACTATCCCAACCTTGTAGAAGGAGTCGGTAAAATATATCTTATAGACGGTTCTAATGCTTTGCTGGGTCCTATGAGTCAGAAATCTCAACAAGAGGCCCTTAAGGTTTTAAAAGCCAGAGGTGTACATATTATTTTAAATACTCTGGTAAGTGATTACAACGATGAGGTTGTTACGTTGGGAGATAATCAAAAAATACCTACCGCTACTTTAGTTTGGGCATCCGGGGTTATCGCAAGACAAGCACCGGGCCTTCCGGAATCTTCAATTACCAGAGGACGCCGCATTATGGTGGATGAATTTAATAAAGTTCTTGATACAGACAATATTTTTGCTATTGGTGACCAATGCCTCCAAATATCCGACAAAAACTATCCTAACGGACATCCTCAGCTGGCTCAGATTGCCATACAACAAGGTGTATTGCTGGCTGGTAATCTCGTCAGACTGGAAGAGCAAAAACCACTTAAACCTTTCTCCTATCATAACAAAGGAAGTATGGCAGCTATCGCCAAATTCAAATCTGTGGTAGACTTTCCCAAAGGAGGATTTATGAAAGGATTTATGGCATGGCTTACCTGGCTTTTTATTCACCTCATCCCCATTTCAGGATCACGTAATAAATTTAAACTGGCCAGCAACTGGATCGTAAGTTTTATGACCAACGATCCTACGTTAAGACTTATTTTGGGTACCGAAAAAAAAGATGCTAACCCATCATAA
- a CDS encoding SMP-30/gluconolactonase/LRE family protein, giving the protein MKNTNYSILALAAMGQKILTINPETGSSELLIKTPGKSPDGIVVDNVRGHIYVTNMGIPTGGETLRNNDGSIERIDLDGSNHTIIIPVGSTVTPKQLTLDRKNDRIYWCDREGMRVMSAKLDGSDIKTLVERGKGEEQMKDENRHCVGIAVDPDAGYFYWTQKGPAKGGNGRIYRAKIEMPAGESADNRSDIELLYEHLPECIDLELDQVNGYLYWTDRGLESLGGNTLNRAKLENIGKSKIEIIGAGHQEAIGLALAPDHQSVFTGDLGGHIRQFDVKTGKQKMIFEGGKELLLTGITLVKNQ; this is encoded by the coding sequence ATGAAAAACACTAATTATTCGATCCTCGCTTTAGCTGCAATGGGTCAGAAAATTCTAACAATTAATCCGGAAACCGGTTCTTCAGAATTACTTATTAAAACTCCTGGAAAATCTCCTGATGGTATCGTTGTTGACAATGTCCGTGGACATATTTATGTTACCAATATGGGAATTCCTACAGGAGGAGAAACTCTTCGCAATAATGACGGCTCAATTGAGCGGATAGATCTGGACGGTTCTAATCATACTATAATCATCCCTGTTGGAAGTACCGTTACACCTAAACAACTTACGCTTGACCGTAAAAATGACCGCATTTACTGGTGTGACCGTGAAGGTATGCGGGTGATGAGTGCCAAATTAGATGGCAGTGATATCAAAACTCTTGTAGAAAGAGGAAAAGGAGAAGAACAAATGAAAGATGAAAACAGGCATTGCGTAGGAATAGCAGTTGATCCTGATGCCGGATATTTTTACTGGACACAAAAAGGACCTGCAAAAGGAGGAAACGGACGTATCTACAGAGCAAAAATCGAAATGCCTGCCGGTGAATCTGCTGATAACCGCAGTGATATCGAATTACTTTACGAACATCTTCCTGAGTGTATCGATCTGGAGCTGGACCAGGTAAACGGATATTTATACTGGACAGACAGAGGATTGGAATCTTTAGGAGGAAACACTTTAAACCGTGCAAAACTGGAAAATATCGGTAAAAGTAAAATCGAAATTATTGGTGCAGGCCACCAGGAAGCCATTGGATTAGCTTTGGCACCAGATCATCAGTCCGTATTTACCGGTGACTTAGGAGGTCACATAAGACAATTCGATGTTAAAACAGGAAAACAGAAAATGATTTTTGAAGGAGGTAAAGAACTGTTGCTGACAGGTATTACTCTCGTAAAAAATCAATAG
- a CDS encoding helix-turn-helix domain-containing protein, with product MERNKQIPIFKLSEMVKDIDDYNWSFEDYYISSDNVTYDPIDKTIFRPDFYALILGTDGWMDIRVNDEIVRIDKNIFLAVGPDHVLQRVAQSEDCKTRTILFTKDFLVNSSNNYFFLESFNHFSIHFQNYVTLNEEDMDKIMDLYTSLLTRRDRVNSNLHIEVIRNLIISYVFESAIIFYKELRIDALQVHTRSVVFTENFKKMVFENCLREKNLQFYADSLFVSPKHLIKIIKTTTGKAPGHFINDAIASIAKVQLKKNKLSISEIANSFPFADLQSFSKFFKRQVGISPLQYRYKLGLKNILD from the coding sequence ATGGAACGAAACAAACAAATTCCGATATTTAAATTATCTGAGATGGTAAAAGATATTGATGATTATAACTGGAGTTTTGAAGACTATTATATTTCTTCTGACAATGTAACATATGATCCCATAGATAAAACCATATTCAGACCAGACTTTTATGCATTGATTTTAGGAACTGACGGATGGATGGATATCAGGGTAAATGATGAAATCGTCAGAATTGATAAAAATATCTTTCTGGCCGTAGGGCCTGATCATGTTCTTCAAAGAGTAGCACAAAGTGAGGATTGTAAAACAAGAACAATTTTATTTACTAAAGACTTTTTGGTCAACAGCTCAAATAATTATTTTTTTTTAGAATCATTCAATCACTTTTCCATTCATTTCCAAAATTATGTTACCCTGAATGAGGAAGATATGGATAAAATCATGGATCTCTATACTTCACTTTTAACCAGACGGGATAGAGTAAATTCTAATTTGCATATTGAAGTCATCAGAAACCTGATTATTTCTTATGTTTTTGAATCTGCCATTATTTTTTATAAAGAATTAAGGATTGACGCGCTTCAGGTTCATACACGCAGTGTCGTTTTTACAGAAAACTTCAAAAAAATGGTTTTCGAAAATTGTCTGAGAGAGAAAAATCTCCAGTTTTATGCGGATTCTCTTTTTGTTTCCCCGAAACATCTTATCAAAATTATTAAAACAACAACAGGAAAAGCTCCAGGCCACTTTATCAATGATGCCATTGCTTCTATTGCAAAAGTACAGCTCAAAAAGAATAAATTGTCTATCAGTGAAATCGCAAACTCCTTCCCTTTCGCCGATTTGCAATCTTTTAGTAAGTTTTTTAAAAGACAGGTAGGGATTTCTCCGTTACAATACAGGTACAAACTAGGTCTCAAAAATATTCTGGACTAA
- a CDS encoding OmpW/AlkL family protein — protein sequence MKDYRFIRRLILSLITLWAFNIHAQKAKEFYVTTGWLYLAPQSKSSTLRMVEMGSTPMDAEVPHTAVRLGKSNTVGFSGGYFFTDHWAVEFTAGIPPKFDIKGWDVLAPLGNIARTTAWTPILQVKYRQPILPKLNASLSAGATYCWFTDSKITNDQLNQMLGGPTSLKINGAFRPVFTGGVTYAITNHWFVGGNFSVIPLKVKATLVTQNQSTNQDDRYKIDVTLNPIMTYANVGYVFGKRKK from the coding sequence ATGAAAGATTATCGTTTCATAAGGAGATTAATATTATCATTAATTACTTTATGGGCTTTCAACATCCATGCACAAAAGGCAAAAGAATTTTATGTCACTACCGGATGGTTGTACCTCGCGCCTCAATCTAAAAGTTCAACATTGCGTATGGTAGAAATGGGGTCAACTCCCATGGATGCTGAAGTTCCACATACTGCAGTCAGGCTTGGTAAATCCAATACAGTAGGATTTTCCGGAGGTTATTTTTTCACCGATCATTGGGCTGTAGAATTTACGGCCGGGATCCCGCCAAAATTCGATATAAAAGGATGGGATGTTCTTGCACCTCTGGGAAACATTGCCAGAACTACAGCATGGACTCCCATATTACAGGTAAAGTATCGCCAACCTATTCTCCCCAAATTAAATGCTTCACTTTCTGCCGGTGCCACCTACTGCTGGTTTACAGATAGCAAGATTACGAACGATCAACTCAATCAAATGTTGGGAGGTCCTACGAGTTTAAAAATCAATGGAGCTTTCAGACCAGTATTTACCGGCGGAGTGACCTATGCTATCACCAATCATTGGTTTGTGGGAGGAAATTTTTCAGTAATACCGTTAAAAGTTAAAGCTACTCTTGTCACCCAGAATCAAAGCACCAACCAGGACGATAGATATAAGATTGATGTAACCCTGAATCCAATAATGACCTATGCGAATGTAGGATATGTTTTTGGAAAACGTAAAAAATAA
- a CDS encoding cytochrome d ubiquinol oxidase subunit II, with amino-acid sequence MFYIVLAFLWISTLLYVIMGGADFGAGIVEFFSRKRAKGRVGKIMYHAMGPIWEANHMWLILIIVILFVGFPDIYTTAATYLYIPLIILLLGIVARGTAFGFRHYDAIQDNMQKLYTKVYVYSCLIAPLFLGIIAGSIVSGKIDTQTNNFMDAYVYSWLGLFPILTGVYTIAIFGFIASIFIIKETGNNKEEKNYAIFKAKQMSIVCVVLAVCTYIAAYRNNIPLAEWLLGNPVSLTCIMLCSLSFIWMWYLLLKKDTYFLRIIAGSQITLLFTAITYSLYPTLVRIKGSKGLSLLTNNNDQSVNYLGAALLLGSIFIMPSFIYLVYGFSKKKFW; translated from the coding sequence ATGTTCTATATAGTATTAGCATTTCTATGGATTAGCACCCTTTTATACGTAATTATGGGAGGAGCAGACTTCGGCGCGGGAATCGTGGAGTTTTTCTCCAGAAAAAGAGCTAAAGGCCGCGTCGGCAAAATTATGTATCATGCAATGGGACCCATCTGGGAGGCCAATCATATGTGGCTGATCCTTATTATAGTGATCTTATTTGTAGGGTTTCCGGATATATACACCACTGCTGCTACTTATCTCTACATCCCATTAATTATTTTGTTATTGGGAATCGTTGCAAGAGGTACTGCGTTTGGTTTCAGACATTATGATGCCATACAGGATAATATGCAAAAATTATATACGAAAGTGTATGTATATTCCTGTCTTATAGCTCCTTTATTTTTAGGAATCATTGCCGGATCTATTGTATCAGGAAAGATTGATACCCAAACCAATAATTTTATGGACGCCTATGTATATTCATGGTTAGGGCTCTTTCCTATTCTAACGGGTGTTTATACCATTGCTATATTTGGGTTTATTGCTTCAATTTTTATTATAAAAGAGACAGGAAATAATAAAGAAGAGAAAAACTATGCAATCTTTAAAGCAAAACAAATGAGTATTGTATGTGTGGTATTGGCTGTCTGTACGTACATTGCAGCTTACAGAAATAACATTCCACTTGCGGAATGGCTTTTGGGTAACCCTGTAAGCTTAACATGTATTATGCTCTGTTCATTATCTTTCATCTGGATGTGGTATCTGCTGTTGAAAAAAGACACTTATTTTTTAAGAATTATTGCAGGCAGCCAAATCACATTATTATTTACCGCAATTACATACAGCTTGTATCCGACCTTAGTAAGAATCAAAGGAAGTAAAGGATTATCATTGTTAACAAATAATAATGATCAATCTGTAAATTATCTGGGGGCAGCACTTCTTTTAGGGAGTATTTTTATAATGCCTTCTTTTATTTATTTAGTATATGGATTCAGTAAAAAGAAATTTTGGTAA
- a CDS encoding cytochrome ubiquinol oxidase subunit I, giving the protein MDDLMAARSQMAFTLGFHIIFSCIAMVMPFFMAISHFRYLKTGNVIYKNITRAWARGVAILFITGAVSGTVLSFELGLLWPKFMKHAGPIFGMPFSMEGTFFFIEAIALGFYLYGEKVFNKWFHWFTGVVVGVSGVASGVLVVAANAWMNSPEGFDYINGQYLNIDPVAAMFNKAWPLQALHMVLAAVCSTGFAVAGVHALMILKRKNIEFHTKAFRIAAIFASIAALLQPLSGDLSAKDVARRQPAKLAAMEAHFKTETNVPLIVGGIPDEKTETVKYAIKIPNGLSFLAFSDFNAKVTGLDAFPKDERPPVIVTHFAFQIMVGLGTFMMFIAVLYLFANWWKKIWLTKKWLLRLFVIAIPAGFIALEAGWTVTEVGRQPWIMYGIMKTKDAVNPIPGLVYSFYLFSGIYILLGITVAYLLYRQVKMVDKLYDIGSAEVDAH; this is encoded by the coding sequence ATGGATGATTTAATGGCTGCCCGCTCGCAGATGGCATTTACGCTGGGATTTCATATAATTTTTTCTTGTATCGCAATGGTAATGCCTTTCTTTATGGCAATATCTCATTTCAGATATTTAAAAACAGGAAATGTCATTTATAAAAATATTACACGGGCGTGGGCAAGAGGCGTTGCCATTTTGTTCATCACCGGTGCTGTATCCGGGACCGTGCTGTCTTTTGAATTAGGATTGTTGTGGCCAAAGTTCATGAAGCACGCCGGTCCTATTTTCGGAATGCCGTTTTCGATGGAAGGTACCTTTTTCTTTATAGAAGCTATTGCTCTCGGGTTTTATTTATATGGAGAAAAAGTTTTCAATAAATGGTTCCATTGGTTCACAGGTGTAGTCGTTGGGGTAAGTGGCGTGGCCTCGGGAGTTCTTGTAGTCGCCGCCAATGCCTGGATGAATAGTCCTGAAGGTTTTGATTATATCAATGGTCAATATCTGAATATAGATCCTGTAGCTGCAATGTTCAACAAAGCATGGCCTCTTCAAGCTTTACATATGGTACTTGCTGCCGTTTGTTCCACCGGGTTTGCCGTAGCAGGAGTACATGCCTTGATGATTTTAAAAAGGAAAAACATAGAATTTCATACAAAAGCATTCCGTATTGCAGCCATCTTTGCTTCAATTGCCGCATTATTACAACCTTTAAGTGGTGATTTGTCTGCAAAAGATGTTGCCAGACGACAACCTGCTAAACTAGCTGCAATGGAAGCTCATTTTAAAACAGAAACTAATGTCCCTTTAATTGTTGGGGGGATTCCGGATGAAAAAACTGAAACCGTAAAATATGCGATTAAAATTCCTAACGGACTCAGCTTTCTTGCCTTTTCAGATTTTAATGCTAAAGTGACAGGCTTAGACGCTTTTCCCAAAGATGAACGCCCTCCGGTTATAGTGACCCATTTTGCATTTCAGATCATGGTGGGGTTAGGAACATTTATGATGTTTATTGCAGTTCTCTATTTATTTGCCAATTGGTGGAAAAAGATATGGTTAACAAAAAAATGGCTGTTACGCCTATTTGTCATTGCAATCCCTGCAGGATTTATCGCTTTGGAAGCGGGCTGGACAGTCACAGAAGTTGGGAGACAACCATGGATTATGTACGGAATTATGAAAACAAAAGACGCCGTGAATCCTATTCCGGGACTCGTTTATTCCTTCTACCTATTTTCCGGGATCTATATTCTCTTAGGAATTACCGTGGCCTATTTACTGTATCGTCAGGTAAAAATGGTAGACAAGCTTTATGATATTGGGAGTGCAGAAGTAGACGCCCACTGA
- a CDS encoding ABC transporter permease translates to MNDNLLYKFIKIIFHACQVELLHFFRDDALRGTLLTSGFIVIFLNSTVYSHEIIEDVPITIVDLSKGSMSRNLIRMLDATQQVDVLAVSNDMSEAKKQFKQGKVFGILVIPEDFEQKISIGQQSSLSLYSDASNMLHNKAISGAASSVTGAFNAQLEINKTLHSGLNYDNSTHSRRAVIPVSRMIFNPYGGYATFLIPVVLLVVLQALLLTSIGVLGGTFREQGKYFTRYKFYESVPIKIIPILLGRALAYLLLSILLFSAICGTAFLIFKLPFRASYWDVIVFLIPFFLAVIFLGFSLMGIFKRREDAAMSITFLSTPAVFLSGISWPSVAFPAWVNVLSYAFPSTLGARGFLAISQFQSQLGDIKTLWGQMWITAIFYFIIAVLVNYRLKISR, encoded by the coding sequence ATGAATGATAATTTATTATACAAGTTTATTAAAATAATATTCCATGCCTGTCAGGTGGAACTGCTTCACTTTTTCAGAGATGATGCCTTGCGGGGAACTCTTCTGACCTCTGGTTTTATCGTTATTTTTTTAAATAGCACTGTATACAGCCATGAAATTATTGAAGATGTTCCTATTACCATTGTAGATCTCAGTAAAGGTAGTATGAGTAGAAACCTTATCAGAATGCTGGACGCTACCCAACAAGTCGATGTATTAGCTGTATCTAATGATATGAGTGAGGCGAAAAAACAGTTTAAACAAGGTAAAGTCTTCGGAATTTTGGTTATTCCTGAGGATTTTGAACAAAAAATATCAATCGGGCAGCAATCTTCTTTATCACTGTACAGCGATGCCTCCAACATGTTGCATAATAAAGCAATCTCAGGAGCTGCTTCGTCTGTAACGGGAGCATTCAATGCCCAATTAGAAATAAATAAAACCCTGCACAGCGGATTAAATTATGACAACAGTACCCATTCCCGCAGGGCGGTTATTCCGGTCAGCAGAATGATTTTCAATCCTTACGGAGGTTATGCCACTTTTTTAATACCAGTCGTTTTGCTGGTTGTATTACAAGCACTGCTTCTTACTTCCATAGGGGTTTTAGGAGGAACTTTCAGGGAACAGGGGAAATATTTCACCCGTTACAAATTTTATGAATCAGTTCCAATTAAAATAATTCCCATATTATTAGGGCGGGCATTGGCCTATTTATTATTATCCATCCTCTTATTTTCAGCTATATGCGGAACAGCTTTTTTAATCTTCAAATTGCCATTCAGAGCTTCATATTGGGATGTCATAGTATTTTTAATTCCCTTTTTTTTAGCCGTTATATTTCTGGGATTTTCCCTGATGGGAATTTTTAAAAGAAGAGAAGATGCAGCGATGTCAATCACCTTTTTATCTACCCCTGCAGTTTTTCTGAGTGGGATTTCATGGCCATCCGTTGCTTTTCCGGCCTGGGTAAATGTATTATCCTATGCTTTCCCTTCTACGTTGGGAGCCAGAGGATTTTTAGCCATCAGCCAGTTTCAGTCTCAGCTCGGAGACATTAAAACACTTTGGGGGCAGATGTGGATAACAGCCATTTTTTATTTTATTATTGCCGTCCTTGTTAATTACCGACTAAAAATTTCAAGGTAA
- a CDS encoding HlyD family secretion protein, producing MATNQKKTVTFINILINILILGAIAAVSIYFLTSPTHDYLQGQVEATEIHVAPKVTGRLESKLVIEGQTVKKGQLLATLSSPELDAKLIQAQSAKDAATAQYNKALNGSRYEQIQGTYNTWQQAKASADLSETTYKRMENLYNEKVIPAQKRDEAKAQRNASREQEKAAYSNYLMAKNGARTEDKDASAATMRQAEGAVQEVSSYRGEINIIAPADGEVNQYFPNLGELVNAGYPIINLIDLNDIWVVFNIKEDQMGKFKMNDKFEGVVPALNNKKIQLQVKYIAPLGDFATWTATKTKGGFDMRTFKIKAYSAQKIEGFRPGMSVLVPSVTL from the coding sequence TATAGCTGCCGTATCCATTTATTTTCTTACCAGTCCCACCCATGATTATCTTCAGGGGCAGGTGGAAGCTACTGAAATTCATGTAGCTCCTAAAGTGACCGGAAGGTTGGAAAGTAAATTGGTGATAGAAGGTCAAACTGTGAAAAAAGGACAACTACTAGCCACTCTTTCAAGCCCTGAACTTGATGCCAAACTTATCCAGGCACAATCCGCAAAAGATGCAGCTACAGCTCAATATAACAAAGCCTTAAACGGAAGTCGTTATGAGCAGATCCAGGGAACATACAATACGTGGCAGCAGGCAAAAGCGTCCGCCGATCTGTCAGAAACTACCTATAAACGGATGGAAAACCTATATAATGAAAAAGTAATCCCTGCGCAAAAAAGAGATGAAGCAAAAGCTCAGAGAAATGCCTCAAGAGAGCAGGAAAAGGCAGCATACAGCAATTATCTCATGGCAAAAAATGGAGCCAGAACAGAAGATAAAGATGCTTCTGCGGCAACCATGAGACAGGCAGAAGGTGCTGTGCAGGAAGTTTCCTCTTACAGGGGTGAGATCAATATTATAGCTCCGGCAGATGGAGAAGTCAACCAGTATTTTCCCAACTTAGGAGAGCTTGTGAATGCAGGATATCCGATCATTAACCTTATCGATTTGAATGACATCTGGGTAGTTTTTAATATCAAAGAAGATCAGATGGGAAAGTTTAAAATGAACGACAAATTTGAAGGAGTTGTACCTGCTTTAAACAATAAAAAAATTCAGCTTCAGGTAAAATACATTGCTCCTCTTGGAGACTTTGCCACCTGGACTGCCACTAAAACGAAAGGCGGATTTGATATGAGAACATTCAAAATCAAAGCCTACTCTGCTCAAAAAATTGAAGGATTCCGTCCCGGAATGAGCGTACTGGTTCCTTCTGTAACTTTATAA
- a CDS encoding ABC transporter permease, whose translation MNTMENGFWKVFLNECKTIINKPSIAIWTLGIPLMIFILYASIFRDGVLRKLPLAILDEDKTLVSRELTRQLETNSTLNLAQKVNNENEGIKLIRTSKVYGMVIIPGNFERDISKGKPSHVVLYVNNNFLTPAGVINKGFNAVVGNFSTSAKVNVLMKKNNSALQAKEAVQPVVMRNHTLFNPFSNYAYYLCLSLFPMALQLTVMMTTLYLLGSILKYNEGKGLYQLSGENVVFAFFGKILPYTFIFSLLSVLMVTFLFSYLGIPTNTPVLNIYLLTIVLIVIYQLMAVFFVTICKDFRSLCATGGGYSSLAYTFSGYSYPQEGMPVPIKILDSIFPFSSYVRMLTNTAIKGMPLIESLPYMIGFALFALIGLLSLKKFSYQLQKGSYE comes from the coding sequence ATGAATACAATGGAAAATGGCTTTTGGAAAGTGTTTCTCAATGAATGTAAAACAATTATAAACAAACCCTCCATCGCTATCTGGACATTGGGTATTCCTCTGATGATCTTTATTCTTTATGCTTCCATTTTCAGAGATGGAGTACTCCGGAAACTTCCTTTGGCTATTTTAGATGAAGATAAGACCTTAGTGTCCCGAGAATTAACCAGGCAGCTGGAAACCAATTCTACACTGAATCTTGCTCAAAAGGTAAATAATGAGAATGAAGGAATTAAACTTATCCGTACCAGTAAAGTATACGGTATGGTTATTATTCCCGGTAATTTTGAAAGAGATATCAGCAAAGGAAAACCTTCTCACGTTGTTTTATATGTCAACAATAACTTTTTAACTCCAGCAGGAGTCATCAATAAAGGATTTAATGCTGTTGTCGGCAACTTTTCAACTTCGGCAAAGGTTAATGTTCTGATGAAAAAAAATAATTCAGCATTGCAGGCTAAGGAAGCCGTACAGCCGGTTGTCATGAGAAATCACACTTTATTTAACCCCTTTTCCAATTATGCCTATTACCTTTGTCTCTCTCTTTTTCCGATGGCATTGCAGCTAACCGTCATGATGACCACACTCTATCTGCTGGGTAGTATTTTGAAATATAATGAAGGTAAAGGTTTATATCAGCTGAGTGGGGAAAATGTAGTGTTTGCTTTTTTCGGTAAAATATTGCCGTACACTTTTATTTTTTCTTTGTTGTCGGTTTTAATGGTGACTTTCCTTTTTAGCTATCTCGGTATTCCAACCAATACCCCTGTGCTCAATATTTATCTTTTAACAATTGTTTTAATCGTGATATACCAGTTGATGGCAGTCTTTTTTGTAACAATCTGTAAAGATTTCAGGTCATTATGTGCTACAGGTGGAGGATATTCTTCTTTAGCATATACCTTTAGCGGCTATTCATATCCACAGGAAGGAATGCCGGTACCTATTAAAATTCTTGATTCCATATTTCCGTTCAGTTCATATGTAAGAATGCTTACCAATACTGCTATTAAAGGCATGCCGCTTATTGAATCTCTGCCTTATATGATAGGCTTTGCTCTATTTGCTTTAATTGGCCTTCTTTCGTTAAAAAAATTCAGTTACCAATTGCAAAAAGGATCGTATGAATGA